From one Dysidea avara chromosome 9, odDysAvar1.4, whole genome shotgun sequence genomic stretch:
- the LOC136267589 gene encoding TNF receptor-associated factor family protein DDB_G0290965-like — MAMDKQQLDEVSLANVLLMKYYTEELNIKRRRKCVVYVHAEDECVCRMVDCQYCHITGEHQFIEGEHKDQCPKFPIACPNKCEIDNIPRKDIDEHRKMCPLEEVICPNDCETTLQRRYIHTHIKMECPHLKVECQHCHITGEQQFIEGEHKEQCPKFSIACPNKCEVGSVPRDGVEEHKKMCPLELVQCEYHVVGCEERMARKDQKKHNKEKMEEHLSFTTRQLTKTQHNLASSQVEAVNSREELTAKTTQIGKDLATTKQQLTSTQIDTVKTIDGLIQRLQQTERDLATKQELTTRQLEKYKDDLTVKVEQVEKESNEQLAVTENNLTLKLQQTENDLTTTKQELVAIKENLRTTKDELKVSQEESKRTTDKLEREMRKKFDESKKLADMNTNLMDTQEESRKWKDDLIQQLVVTKQEAKKTVDDLTQRLVASQQEVKKTKNELTQKLTNTERDLNTTKQQLATTCQHLTKAEKEHTTLAVNTDEALAKLETKFQTKVTEIETAAQKRITELETKLEQRNDDYQKMFKELYSIWMVHLNTAAARLSSGDQVVPLIVKMSEYTKKKSDDVYWYSDSFYTHHKGYRMTLIIVPAGYLGSGTHLSVWPVPHEGSI, encoded by the coding sequence TCATGCTGAGGATGAGTGTGTATGTCGTATGGTTGACTGTCAGTATTGtcacattacaggagaacatcagtttattgagggTGAACACAAGGATCAGTGTCCCAAATTCCCCATAGCCTGTCCCAACAAATGTGAAATTGATAATATACCTCGTAAAGATATTGATGAACACAGGAAGATGTGTCCACTTGAAGAAGTCATCTGCCCCAATGATTGTGAAACAACTTTGCAACGACGATATATACACACCCACATCAAGATGGAGTGTCCACATCTTAAGGTGGAATGTCAGCATTGtcacattacaggagaacaACAGTTTATTGAGGGtgaacacaaggaacagtgtcccAAGTTCTCCATAGcctgtcccaacaagtgtgaggTGGGTAGTGTCCCAAGAGATGGTGTAGAAGAACACAAGAAGATGTGTCCGTTGGAGCTAGTCCAGTGTGAGTATCACGTGGTGGGTTGTGAGGAGAGGATGGCTCGTAAGGATCAGAAGAAACACAACAAGGAGAAGATGGAAGAACACTTGTCCTTTACCACACGTCAGCTCACTAAGACTCAGCATAATTTAGCTAGTAGTCAAGTTGAGGCAGTGAACAGTAGAGAGGAACTAACAGCAAAGACTACTCAGATAGGTAAAGACCTGGCTACTACCAAACAACAACTGACCAGTACTCAAATTGATACTGTAAAGACAATTGATGGACTCATACAGCGATTGCAGCAAACAGAAAGAGATCTTGCAACTAAACAAGAACTAACAACACGTCAACTAGAGAAATATAAAGATGATCTTACTGTGAAAGTTGAGCAGGTGGAAAAAGAGTCTAATGAACAACTAGCAGTCACTGAAAATAACCTTACTCTAAAGCTTCAACAGACAGAGAATGATCTAACAACAACCAAACAAGAATTAGTAGCTATTAAAGAGAATCTCAGAACTACTAAAGATGAACTCAAAGTTTCCCAAGAAGAAAGCAAGAGAACTACTGATAAGCTTGAGAGGGAAATGAGAAAGAAGTTTGATGAATCGAAAAAATTAGCTGATATGAACACAAATTTGATGGACACTCAAGAAGAGAGTAGAAAGTGGAAAGATGATCTTATTCAACAGCTTGTGGTAACTAAGCAAGAAGCAAAGAAAACAGTAGATGATCTTACTCAAAGACTCGTTGCTAGTCAACAAGAAGTAAAAAAGACAAAAAATGAACTCACACAGAAACTCACTAACACAGAAAGAGACCTGAAcactacaaaacaacaactaGCTACAACTTGTCAACATCTTACAAAAGCTGAAAAGGAGCACACCACATTAGCTGTCAATACTGATGAGGCACTAGCTAAACTGGAGACCAAATTCCAAACAAAGGTCACTGAGATTGAAACTGCTGCTCAGAAGAGGATCACTGAACTGGAAACTAAACTAGAACAAAGAAATGACGACTATCAGAAAATGTTTAAAGAATTGTATTCAATATGGATGGTACACCTCAACACTGCAGCAGCAAGATTATCATCAGGTGATCAAGTTGTTCCTCTGATTGTGAAGATGTCAGAGTATACCAAGAAGAAGAGTGATGATGTTTACTGGTACAGTGACTCATTCTACACTCATCACAAGGGATACAGAATGACACTGATTATTGTGCCTGCTGGTTATCTTGGTAGTGGTACTCACCTGTCAGTTTGGCCTGTTCCTCATGAAGGGTCCATATGA